A single region of the Alphaproteobacteria bacterium CG11_big_fil_rev_8_21_14_0_20_39_49 genome encodes:
- a CDS encoding diacylglycerol kinase (catalyzes the phosphorylation of diacylglycerol to form diacylglycerol phosphate) gives MKPKQYPFYSIKRLINSLIYSIDGLTATFKSEAAFRLELFGMLFFLPAALIVECTTVERVLLIGSLMLVLMVELINTAIEAVVDRISEEKHELSKKAKDVGSAVVLIALLNAAVTWGIILFME, from the coding sequence ATGAAACCAAAACAATATCCGTTCTACAGTATAAAAAGGCTAATTAATTCGTTGATATATTCAATCGACGGGCTTACCGCCACCTTTAAAAGCGAGGCAGCTTTCAGGCTTGAATTATTCGGTATGCTATTTTTCCTGCCTGCGGCACTCATTGTTGAATGCACTACGGTGGAAAGGGTGCTTCTTATAGGGAGTCTGATGTTGGTGTTAATGGTGGAATTGATTAATACGGCGATTGAAGCCGTTGTGGACAGGATATCGGAAGAAAAACATGAATTATCAAAGAAAGCTAAGGACGTAGGCAGTGCTGTCGTACTTATAGCACTTCTCAATGCCGCAGTTACATGGGGCATTATATTATTTATGGAGTAA
- a CDS encoding TetR family transcriptional regulator, whose amino-acid sequence MARRSDHSRKELKELAISAGQEIIREEGFSNFSARKVARNIGYTIGTIYNIFESHDDFILHINRVTLDDIGQFIASKTNKTGIDGIKQMADAYIEFARTDYNRWSALFEHIMPKDTPLPDWYDAEIKKIFLAVEGIFSTVIKDKEKSRMAARTIWAGIHGICQLGLTGKLDIVGAKSVHELTDSLIDNYLKSII is encoded by the coding sequence ATGGCAAGAAGAAGTGACCATTCACGCAAGGAGTTAAAAGAATTAGCTATATCGGCAGGTCAGGAGATTATAAGGGAAGAAGGCTTTTCAAATTTCAGTGCCAGAAAAGTAGCCAGAAATATAGGCTATACCATTGGTACGATATATAATATATTTGAAAGCCATGATGATTTTATTTTACATATTAACCGTGTAACACTTGATGATATCGGGCAGTTCATCGCCTCAAAGACTAATAAGACGGGAATAGACGGCATAAAGCAAATGGCAGATGCCTATATTGAGTTTGCCCGAACCGATTACAATAGGTGGAGTGCTTTGTTTGAGCATATAATGCCAAAAGATACGCCTTTACCTGATTGGTATGATGCTGAAATTAAGAAAATATTCCTTGCCGTTGAAGGTATTTTCTCTACAGTTATCAAGGACAAAGAAAAGTCACGAATGGCGGCAAGGACAATATGGGCAGGCATACACGGCATCTGCCAGTTGGGTCTGACGGGTAAGCTTGATATTGTCGGTGCAAAATCGGTGCATGAATTAACCGATTCACTAATTGATAATTATTTAAAAAGTATCATATGA